From the genome of Gloeomargarita sp. SRBZ-1_bins_9, one region includes:
- a CDS encoding S41 family peptidase — protein MIQQHGSRQWTRGVAIGATATAVVGLLATGVGRQSWASLKESPKQLVDEVWQLIYQDYVDPSFNRTNWRQIRQQYLSREYSSREEAYKAIREMLEKLGDPYTRFMDPKQFANLRMDTSGELHGVGIQLAQEEKTDRLVVIAPIEDTPAARAGILAQDYIVAIDGRSTKGMDINEAVSLIRGKPGTTVTLLIERGGQLLTFTLKRERIELHAVRHEVRETPAGKVGYIRMTQFNANAPQDMRQAIRKLEEQGVIGYILDLRSNPGGLLQASIEIARMWLDRGTIVSTVTRAGEAERYEAARRSLTQRPLVVLVDGGSASASEILAGALQDNRRAVLVGTKTFGKGLVQSVRELQDGSGVAITIARYLTPSGRDINKEGIKPDVEISLTDEQREKIIRDRAIGTPADPQFARALDVLTEIVRKGTPVQRGSVR, from the coding sequence ATGATACAGCAGCACGGGTCACGGCAATGGACACGGGGAGTAGCCATTGGGGCAACGGCGACAGCAGTGGTGGGTCTGTTGGCCACCGGGGTAGGTAGGCAAAGCTGGGCCAGCCTGAAAGAAAGTCCCAAGCAGTTGGTGGATGAGGTCTGGCAACTGATTTACCAGGACTACGTGGATCCGTCCTTTAACCGGACCAACTGGAGGCAAATCCGCCAGCAGTACCTCAGTCGGGAGTACAGCAGCCGGGAGGAAGCCTACAAGGCCATCCGGGAGATGCTGGAAAAGTTAGGGGACCCTTACACCCGCTTTATGGACCCCAAACAATTCGCCAATTTACGGATGGATACGTCGGGGGAGTTGCATGGGGTGGGGATTCAACTGGCCCAGGAAGAAAAGACCGACCGGCTGGTGGTGATTGCCCCCATCGAAGATACCCCGGCGGCGCGAGCGGGGATTTTGGCCCAGGATTACATTGTTGCCATTGACGGACGGAGTACCAAGGGCATGGACATCAATGAGGCGGTGTCCCTGATCCGCGGTAAACCGGGCACGACGGTGACGTTGCTGATCGAGCGAGGTGGCCAGTTGCTGACGTTTACCCTGAAACGGGAACGGATTGAGCTACACGCGGTGCGCCATGAGGTGCGGGAGACGCCGGCGGGGAAGGTGGGCTATATCCGCATGACCCAGTTCAACGCCAATGCGCCCCAGGATATGCGGCAGGCCATCCGCAAGCTAGAGGAACAGGGGGTGATCGGCTACATCCTGGATTTGCGGTCCAATCCCGGGGGCCTGTTGCAAGCGAGTATCGAGATTGCCCGTATGTGGCTAGACCGAGGAACGATTGTTTCGACGGTGACCCGTGCGGGGGAAGCGGAACGGTATGAGGCGGCCCGTCGTTCCCTGACCCAGCGGCCCTTGGTGGTTCTTGTGGATGGGGGTTCGGCCAGCGCCAGTGAAATCTTGGCCGGGGCCTTGCAGGACAATCGCCGGGCGGTGCTGGTGGGCACGAAGACCTTTGGCAAGGGTCTGGTGCAGTCGGTGCGGGAGTTACAGGACGGTTCGGGTGTGGCGATTACGATTGCGCGCTACCTGACGCCTAGTGGCCGAGACATTAACAAAGAGGGCATCAAGCCGGATGTGGAAATCAGTCTCACGGATGAGCAGCGGGAAAAAATCATTCGGGATCGGGCCATTGGCACACCAGCAGACCCCCAATTTGCCCGGGCGTTGGATGTGCTAACGGAGATCGTACGCAAGGGAACGCCCGTGCAGCGGGGTTCAGTGCGTTAA
- the glnA gene encoding type I glutamate--ammonia ligase, with translation MAKTAEDVLRMIRDQNIRMVDLKFVDMLGVWQHCSYASELIDENTFAVGMPFDGSSIRGWKSINESDMLMRPDPATAWIDPFMAEPTLSMICTIWEPRTGSTYGRCPRAIAQRAADYLISTGIGDVAYFGPEAEFFVFDDVRFDQQEFECYYHVDSIEGRWNSGRVEEGGNLGYKPRYKEGYFPVGPTDTLQDLRTEMLLTMAACGVPIEKHHHEVATGGQCELGFRFSPLVTAADYLMTYKYVIKNVARRRGKTATFMPKPLFNDNGSGMHTHQSLWKDGQPLFAGDKYAGLSQTALWYIGGLLKHAPAILAFTNPTTNSYKRLVPGFEAPVNLAYSQGNRSAAIRIPVTGDNPKAKRLEFRCPDAMSNPYLAFSAMMMAGLDGIKNQIDPGEPLDKNIYELTPEELAQIPSTPGSLEDALAALEQDHEFLLAGGVFSEDFIENWITWKLDNEVNPLRLRPHPYEFALYYDG, from the coding sequence ATGGCAAAGACGGCGGAAGATGTCTTGCGGATGATCCGGGACCAAAACATCCGCATGGTGGACCTGAAGTTTGTGGACATGCTGGGGGTGTGGCAACACTGTAGTTACGCCAGCGAGCTGATTGACGAGAATACCTTTGCGGTGGGGATGCCCTTCGACGGGTCGAGTATCCGGGGTTGGAAAAGCATCAACGAATCGGACATGCTCATGCGCCCCGACCCGGCGACGGCCTGGATTGACCCGTTTATGGCCGAACCTACCCTGAGCATGATCTGCACGATTTGGGAACCCCGTACGGGGAGCACCTACGGGCGTTGTCCGCGGGCCATTGCTCAGCGCGCCGCCGATTACCTGATCAGCACCGGGATCGGGGATGTGGCCTACTTCGGCCCGGAGGCGGAGTTTTTCGTGTTTGACGATGTGCGCTTTGATCAGCAGGAGTTCGAGTGCTATTATCACGTGGACTCCATCGAGGGGCGCTGGAACAGCGGTCGGGTGGAAGAGGGGGGCAACCTGGGCTACAAACCCCGCTATAAGGAGGGCTATTTCCCGGTGGGGCCGACGGATACCCTCCAGGATTTGCGTACGGAGATGTTGTTGACGATGGCGGCCTGTGGGGTGCCCATTGAAAAACATCACCACGAGGTGGCCACAGGTGGGCAGTGCGAATTGGGGTTCCGGTTCTCCCCGTTGGTGACGGCGGCAGATTATCTGATGACCTACAAGTATGTGATTAAAAATGTGGCGCGGCGGCGGGGGAAAACGGCGACTTTTATGCCCAAGCCCCTGTTCAACGACAACGGGTCGGGGATGCACACCCACCAATCCCTGTGGAAGGACGGCCAGCCTCTGTTCGCTGGGGATAAGTACGCCGGGTTGAGTCAAACGGCCTTATGGTATATTGGCGGCCTGCTTAAGCATGCACCGGCGATTTTGGCGTTTACCAATCCCACCACCAATTCCTACAAGCGGTTGGTGCCGGGGTTTGAGGCGCCGGTGAACCTGGCCTACTCCCAGGGGAACCGTTCGGCGGCAATTCGCATTCCGGTGACGGGGGATAATCCTAAGGCCAAGCGGCTGGAGTTCCGTTGTCCGGACGCCATGAGCAACCCTTACCTGGCCTTCTCGGCGATGATGATGGCGGGCCTGGATGGGATCAAAAACCAAATTGACCCGGGCGAGCCGCTGGATAAGAACATCTACGAACTGACGCCGGAGGAGTTGGCCCAGATTCCTTCCACACCGGGTTCGCTAGAGGATGCCCTGGCGGCCCTGGAACAGGACCACGAGTTTCTGCTGGCGGGCGGGGTGTTCTCGGAGGACTTTATCGAGAACTGGATCACCTGGAAGCTGGACAATGAGGTGAACCCCCTGCGTCTGCGGCCCCATCCCTACGAGTTTGCCCTCTACTACGACGGTTAA
- a CDS encoding TlyA family RNA methyltransferase, whose translation MKERLDTLLVAQGHFPTREQARRAIQAGWVQVNHQVVDKPGAWVAVDSQITVQSRSPYVSRGGEKLAHALRAFHIQVTDRVALDGGISSGGFTDCLLQAGARRVYGVDVGYGQVAWSLRQDPRVKVLERTNLRYLRPEQLYAPGDPWPDLGVLDLSFISVTKVLPAVWDLLLPPRELVILVKPQFEVGRQQVGKGGVVRSPQAQAQAIQTVAQAAMTLGWQVHGLTASPLLGPAGNREFLLWLRLDHPPAPLDWPVHLQRVVTEDSRSGGDRH comes from the coding sequence TTGAAGGAGCGGCTGGATACCCTGCTGGTGGCCCAAGGCCATTTCCCCACCCGGGAGCAGGCACGGCGGGCGATTCAGGCCGGTTGGGTGCAGGTCAACCACCAGGTGGTGGACAAACCGGGAGCCTGGGTGGCCGTAGATAGCCAAATTACCGTGCAGTCTCGGTCGCCCTACGTTTCCCGGGGTGGGGAGAAATTGGCCCATGCCCTCCGCGCGTTCCATATTCAGGTGACCGACCGGGTGGCCCTGGATGGGGGGATTTCCAGCGGTGGATTTACGGATTGCCTGCTCCAGGCGGGGGCGCGGCGGGTGTATGGGGTGGATGTGGGCTACGGGCAGGTGGCCTGGTCCCTGCGGCAAGACCCCCGCGTTAAAGTACTAGAGCGCACCAACCTACGGTATCTCCGGCCCGAACAGCTCTATGCCCCCGGCGACCCCTGGCCCGATTTGGGGGTGTTGGATTTGTCGTTTATTTCCGTGACCAAGGTGCTGCCGGCGGTCTGGGACCTGCTGTTGCCCCCGCGGGAGTTAGTGATTTTGGTTAAACCCCAATTTGAGGTGGGCCGACAACAGGTGGGTAAAGGCGGCGTGGTGCGCTCCCCCCAGGCCCAAGCCCAGGCCATTCAAACCGTCGCCCAGGCGGCCATGACCTTGGGTTGGCAGGTGCATGGTTTAACGGCTTCCCCCCTGTTGGGACCTGCTGGTAACCGGGAGTTTTTGTTGTGGTTGCGCCTGGACCATCCACCTGCTCCGTTAGACTGGCCGGTCCACCTGCAACGGGTTGTTACAGAGGATAGCCGGAGCGGGGGAGATCGTCACTAA
- a CDS encoding ATP phosphoribosyltransferase regulatory subunit: MTFAPPTGSRDLLPLEVLQKTWIRERLQATFHRWGYQQVVTPTLERLDTLVAGGRVCPEWVVQIQDRDGVYGLRPDVTASIARVVASRWSRIPHPQRLYYVANVFRLHPQRGHCQEFYQVGVELLGAGGILADAEILRLIQDALTSLQLPPWRLILGEAGLTHAWIDHFPAAWQPLVRHSLVRLDRVALQQLPPPWRERALAWLDLRGEPPAVLSYLSTWELPTAQRQRLDHLQNLVDLLPRDFPLVLDLSLVQPWDYYTGIVFQVAVTQGHTVQLVGQGGRYDDLIAAYHPENKAVPGIGFSFNLEVLYQQLLPLGVLPQETAPADWLVIPLDATAYRAALDYAQHLRRQHPQLRVELGLDPLSPRPCRQRVWIDAQGQAHLQPPEPVC, encoded by the coding sequence ATGACGTTTGCGCCCCCCACCGGTAGCCGCGACCTCCTACCTCTGGAAGTCCTCCAAAAAACCTGGATTCGGGAGCGGCTGCAAGCGACTTTCCATCGCTGGGGCTATCAACAGGTGGTGACCCCTACCCTGGAGCGCTTGGACACCCTGGTAGCGGGGGGACGGGTGTGCCCGGAATGGGTGGTGCAAATCCAGGATCGGGACGGGGTCTATGGCCTGCGCCCGGATGTCACCGCATCCATTGCCCGGGTGGTAGCCAGCCGCTGGAGCCGGATTCCCCATCCCCAACGCCTGTACTATGTCGCCAACGTGTTTCGCCTCCATCCCCAGCGGGGACACTGCCAGGAGTTTTATCAAGTCGGCGTGGAATTGTTGGGGGCAGGGGGTATCCTGGCGGATGCCGAAATTTTGCGACTGATCCAGGATGCTTTAACCTCCCTGCAACTCCCTCCCTGGCGGCTGATTCTGGGGGAAGCGGGGCTGACCCACGCCTGGATTGACCATTTTCCTGCCGCCTGGCAACCCCTGGTTCGGCACAGCCTGGTGCGGTTGGACCGGGTCGCCCTGCAACAGTTGCCCCCACCCTGGCGCGAGCGAGCGTTGGCCTGGTTGGACCTACGGGGGGAACCCCCTGCCGTGCTGTCCTATCTAAGCACCTGGGAATTGCCGACGGCCCAGCGGCAGCGGTTGGACCATCTCCAAAACCTGGTGGATCTTTTGCCGAGGGACTTTCCCCTGGTATTGGACCTGAGCCTGGTGCAGCCCTGGGATTACTACACCGGGATTGTGTTCCAGGTCGCGGTGACCCAGGGCCATACGGTGCAGTTAGTGGGCCAAGGGGGGCGCTATGACGACCTAATTGCCGCCTATCACCCGGAAAACAAGGCCGTACCCGGTATCGGCTTTTCCTTCAACCTGGAGGTGCTCTACCAACAGCTCCTGCCCTTGGGTGTACTGCCCCAGGAAACCGCCCCGGCGGATTGGCTGGTGATCCCGCTGGATGCCACAGCCTATCGGGCCGCCCTAGACTATGCCCAGCACTTGCGCCGGCAGCATCCCCAGCTACGGGTGGAACTGGGTCTCGACCCCCTATCGCCCCGACCCTGTCGCCAACGGGTGTGGATTGACGCTCAGGGCCAAGCCCACCTTCAGCCCCCCGAACCGGTCTGTTGA
- the ruvA gene encoding Holliday junction branch migration protein RuvA, which yields MIGYLQGQVLAVNSAAGRWLVTLLVQGVGWEVQVGQRCAQTLTPSQDAHLFTHLQCREEHLWLYGFATPTERDLFRHLLRVNGVGPQLALTLLDTWTPDQLVQAIVNGNTALLSQTPGIGPKTAQRLTLELRQPLQQWSGTTTTPTIPPALQEEITLTLGALGYTPSEIAQALAQLPQDPQCQQTQEAEVWIRQAIRLLS from the coding sequence ATGATTGGTTATCTCCAGGGCCAAGTCTTAGCCGTCAACTCGGCAGCGGGCCGGTGGCTGGTGACCTTGCTAGTGCAGGGGGTAGGTTGGGAGGTCCAGGTGGGGCAACGGTGCGCCCAGACCCTAACCCCCAGCCAGGATGCCCACCTGTTTACCCATCTCCAATGCCGCGAAGAGCACCTGTGGCTGTACGGTTTCGCTACCCCGACCGAGCGGGATTTATTCCGGCACCTGTTGCGGGTCAACGGCGTGGGTCCCCAACTGGCCCTGACGCTGCTGGACACCTGGACGCCGGACCAACTGGTGCAGGCGATCGTCAACGGCAACACCGCCCTCCTTAGCCAAACCCCCGGCATCGGCCCCAAGACCGCCCAGCGTCTAACCCTGGAGTTGCGCCAACCCCTACAGCAGTGGTCAGGGACGACAACCACCCCCACCATCCCCCCCGCCCTCCAGGAGGAAATCACCCTAACCCTAGGTGCCCTCGGCTATACCCCCAGCGAAATTGCCCAGGCCTTGGCCCAGCTGCCCCAGGACCCCCAGTGCCAGCAAACCCAGGAGGCGGAAGTCTGGATTCGCCAGGCCATTCGCCTGTTGAGCTAA
- the apcB gene encoding allophycocyanin subunit beta: MVIYWLDSQAENAMRDAITSLIARYDLAGRYLDRNGIDALQAYFQTGMARVQVARMITAEAANLVRAAASELFTEQPELIRPGGNAYTTRRYATCLRDMDYFLRYASYALVAGNNDVLDERVLEGLRETYNSLGVPLGPSVRGIQILKEKVQAMAAQAGITGDFIAEPFDYLAQGLSEQDV, from the coding sequence GTGGTAATCTATTGGCTGGATTCCCAAGCCGAAAACGCCATGCGAGATGCTATCACCAGTTTAATCGCCCGTTATGACTTAGCCGGACGGTATTTGGACCGCAACGGCATAGATGCTTTACAGGCCTATTTCCAGACCGGCATGGCGCGGGTCCAGGTCGCCCGGATGATTACCGCCGAAGCCGCCAATCTTGTCCGGGCCGCCGCGTCTGAACTCTTTACCGAGCAACCGGAGCTGATTCGTCCGGGGGGCAATGCCTACACCACCCGTCGCTATGCCACTTGCCTGCGGGATATGGACTACTTCCTGCGCTATGCCAGCTATGCTTTGGTAGCAGGCAACAACGATGTGCTAGACGAACGGGTGTTGGAGGGGCTGCGGGAGACCTATAATTCCTTAGGGGTTCCCTTGGGGCCATCGGTGCGGGGCATTCAGATTCTTAAGGAAAAGGTGCAAGCCATGGCCGCCCAGGCGGGGATCACCGGAGACTTCATCGCCGAACCCTTTGACTATCTGGCCCAGGGCTTGAGCGAGCAAGACGTATAG
- a CDS encoding chromophore lyase CpcT/CpeT — MSISTQELQTLWAWLPGWYDNRAQALAEPAWYVHLWLWHRVIPRGVEGQPALFIEQANALTPDRPYRQRVLVLRTDNVQYYACREPERWRGCGRQPERLIHLTDGDVHPLPGCVLDVSYTNGEFRAHLRPNHRCEFEYQGQKRQVDIGWRVNATTFISYDRGLDPQTGQALWGALMGPYIFHKRE; from the coding sequence ATGAGTATTTCTACTCAAGAATTACAAACCCTGTGGGCCTGGTTACCGGGGTGGTATGACAATCGGGCGCAGGCCCTGGCGGAACCGGCCTGGTATGTGCATTTGTGGTTGTGGCACCGGGTCATTCCCCGGGGGGTGGAGGGCCAACCAGCATTATTCATCGAGCAGGCCAATGCCCTGACCCCCGATCGACCTTACCGGCAACGGGTGCTGGTTCTCCGTACCGACAACGTACAGTATTACGCCTGTCGGGAGCCGGAACGCTGGCGCGGCTGCGGTCGGCAACCGGAGCGGCTCATCCATCTGACGGATGGGGATGTCCATCCCTTGCCCGGATGTGTGTTGGATGTGAGCTACACAAACGGGGAATTCCGGGCTCACCTGCGGCCCAACCACCGTTGTGAATTTGAGTACCAGGGGCAGAAACGGCAGGTGGACATCGGCTGGCGGGTGAATGCCACCACCTTTATCAGCTACGACCGGGGCCTCGACCCCCAAACCGGCCAAGCCCTGTGGGGTGCACTCATGGGACCGTATATATTTCACAAGCGGGAATGA
- a CDS encoding DICT sensory domain-containing protein produces the protein MEFLPSLLQDVLQAHPHLRPQIYFKASLTALSHAMEDQVLGSQDDPLVIANFQKERYYRQETRRYRQLAQYSSQVYVLAAPETDFAQVREPYETIAFHPDDPLAQEWHLVVIGSHYAACLVCRERPSESPLMDQARRFEGIWTFDRAVSQTAARLLLQRILRYQPQLQGKVNRVLERYTLTTPATESLPGIHPGPFVERLVTYLQSSQYKILKAYRALSDQERQQRLVNVITSAIRRTLNPEEIFPIAVQELGQTFQECRCILYRCRSHHTSARIEYEYTAPGVPPLKGVDWPLGDNPLFRLAIGRDRAIGLNDVATAPELQGYEALRQLLQRYRVRSWLMAPIIHQGMLMGMLELHHCGAKPYPWREVDLALVTAIANQVGLAVVQAQAYKSLEELNQQLAALDRTRTNLIAIIGHELRTPLSTIQVCLESLATEPAMPPAIRQEMLNAAMADAERLHKLIQDFLTLSRLESGRVQWQAEAITLSECVELALAQLRSHRQCLPQIQVELPADLPLLRTDGEGIVEVLVKLLDNACKFTGPEGQVTIRAQVVEGKMLEVVVADTGRGIEPSQLQAVFDRFYQEEEALRRTVGGTGLGLAICRQIVSGLGGQIWAESAGRGKGSKFHFTIPLRPDTSGPSLAETQQTGSGG, from the coding sequence ATGGAGTTCCTTCCTTCCCTGTTGCAGGATGTACTACAGGCGCATCCCCATCTGCGGCCCCAAATTTATTTCAAAGCGTCCCTGACGGCCCTGTCCCATGCCATGGAGGACCAGGTCCTGGGGAGCCAGGATGACCCGCTGGTGATTGCCAATTTTCAAAAGGAGCGTTACTACCGGCAGGAGACCCGGCGCTACCGGCAATTAGCCCAGTACAGTTCCCAGGTGTATGTGTTGGCAGCACCGGAGACGGATTTTGCCCAAGTGCGGGAACCCTACGAAACGATTGCCTTTCACCCGGACGATCCCCTAGCCCAGGAGTGGCACCTGGTGGTGATCGGCAGCCATTACGCCGCCTGTTTGGTGTGCCGGGAACGCCCTAGCGAATCGCCCCTGATGGACCAGGCCCGCCGGTTTGAGGGGATTTGGACGTTTGACCGGGCGGTGAGCCAGACGGCGGCCCGCTTATTGCTCCAGCGCATCCTCCGCTACCAACCCCAGTTGCAGGGGAAGGTGAACCGGGTGCTGGAGCGCTACACGCTAACTACGCCGGCAACGGAGTCCCTGCCCGGCATCCATCCCGGCCCCTTTGTGGAGCGCCTGGTGACCTACCTACAATCCAGCCAGTACAAAATTCTCAAGGCCTACCGCGCCCTCAGCGATCAGGAACGGCAACAACGGTTGGTCAATGTGATCACCAGCGCCATTCGCCGCACCCTCAACCCGGAAGAAATTTTCCCAATTGCCGTGCAGGAGCTGGGCCAGACCTTCCAGGAATGCCGCTGCATTTTGTATCGCTGTCGCTCTCACCATACGTCGGCCCGCATCGAGTATGAGTACACGGCGCCGGGGGTGCCCCCCTTGAAGGGAGTGGACTGGCCTCTGGGCGACAATCCCCTGTTTCGCTTGGCCATTGGGCGGGATAGGGCCATCGGGTTAAACGATGTGGCCACCGCACCGGAGTTGCAGGGGTATGAGGCGTTACGCCAATTGTTGCAGCGGTACCGGGTGCGGTCGTGGCTCATGGCCCCCATTATCCACCAGGGAATGTTAATGGGGATGCTGGAGTTGCACCACTGCGGCGCCAAGCCCTATCCCTGGCGGGAGGTGGATTTGGCCCTGGTGACGGCGATTGCCAACCAGGTGGGGCTAGCGGTGGTGCAGGCCCAAGCCTACAAAAGTCTGGAGGAACTCAACCAGCAGTTGGCCGCCCTGGACCGCACCCGCACCAATTTGATTGCCATCATCGGCCACGAGTTGCGCACGCCCCTGTCCACCATTCAGGTGTGTTTGGAAAGTTTGGCCACAGAACCGGCAATGCCCCCGGCCATCCGGCAGGAAATGCTGAATGCGGCGATGGCGGACGCGGAACGGCTGCACAAGTTGATTCAGGACTTTCTCACCCTGTCGCGCCTGGAAAGCGGGCGGGTGCAGTGGCAAGCGGAAGCCATCACCCTGTCGGAATGTGTGGAGCTGGCCTTGGCCCAGTTGCGTTCCCATCGCCAGTGCTTGCCCCAGATTCAGGTGGAGTTGCCGGCGGATTTGCCTCTGTTGCGCACCGATGGGGAAGGGATTGTGGAGGTGCTGGTCAAGCTCCTGGACAACGCTTGCAAATTTACCGGGCCGGAGGGACAGGTGACCATCCGGGCGCAGGTGGTGGAGGGGAAGATGCTGGAAGTGGTGGTGGCGGACACGGGGCGGGGCATCGAACCCAGTCAATTGCAGGCCGTTTTTGACCGCTTCTACCAGGAGGAGGAGGCCCTGCGGCGCACGGTGGGGGGGACCGGCCTGGGTTTGGCCATCTGCCGGCAAATCGTGTCCGGGTTGGGGGGACAAATCTGGGCGGAATCGGCAGGCCGGGGCAAGGGCAGCAAATTTCACTTCACCATCCCCCTGCGCCCCGATACCAGCGGACCCTCCCTGGCGGAAACTCAACAGACCGGTTCGGGGGGCTGA
- the ispG gene encoding (E)-4-hydroxy-3-methylbut-2-enyl-diphosphate synthase, producing MQTLDKSVATPYPDLPLTFPRRRTRPVQVGNVTIGGDHPVVVQSMINEDTLDVEASAKAIERLHRMGCEIVRVTVPSLAHAHAVAEIRKKLQKEYMDVPLVADVHHNGMKIALEVAKHVHKVRINPGLYVFEKPKPNRTEYTQAEFDEIAEKIRETLAPLVKFLKEEGKAMRIGVNHGSLSERMLFTYGDTPQGMVESALEFIRICESLDFRNLVISLKASRVPVMLAANRLMVKRMDELGMDYPIHLGVTEAGDGEYGRIKSTAGIATLLAEGIGDTIRVSLTEAPEKEIPVCYSILQALGLRRTMVEYVACPSCGRTLFNLEEVLHKVREATKHLTGLNIAVMGCIVNGPGEMADADYGYVGKTPGVIALYRGREEIKRVPEAEGVTELINLIKADGRWVDPPRETATEGDTP from the coding sequence ATGCAGACCCTGGACAAATCCGTAGCCACCCCCTACCCGGATTTACCCCTCACCTTTCCTCGGCGGCGCACCCGGCCCGTGCAGGTGGGTAACGTGACCATCGGTGGCGACCATCCGGTCGTGGTCCAGTCCATGATTAACGAAGACACCTTGGATGTGGAGGCCTCGGCCAAGGCGATTGAGCGCCTGCACCGGATGGGCTGTGAAATTGTGCGGGTGACGGTGCCCAGTCTGGCCCATGCCCACGCTGTAGCCGAGATTCGCAAGAAACTGCAAAAGGAATACATGGATGTGCCCCTGGTGGCCGATGTGCACCACAACGGTATGAAAATTGCCCTGGAGGTGGCCAAACACGTCCACAAGGTGCGCATCAATCCGGGGCTGTATGTGTTTGAGAAACCCAAGCCCAACCGCACGGAATACACCCAGGCGGAATTTGATGAAATTGCCGAAAAAATCCGGGAGACCCTAGCGCCCCTGGTGAAGTTTCTTAAGGAAGAAGGCAAGGCCATGCGCATCGGGGTCAACCATGGTTCCCTGTCGGAGCGGATGCTGTTTACCTATGGGGATACGCCGCAGGGGATGGTGGAGTCGGCCCTGGAATTTATCCGCATTTGCGAGTCGTTGGATTTTCGCAATCTGGTGATTTCCCTCAAGGCGTCCCGGGTGCCGGTGATGCTGGCCGCCAACCGGTTGATGGTCAAGCGCATGGATGAGCTGGGGATGGACTACCCGATTCACTTGGGGGTTACGGAAGCCGGCGACGGGGAGTACGGGCGGATCAAGTCCACGGCGGGGATTGCCACCCTGCTGGCCGAAGGGATCGGTGATACCATTCGGGTGTCCTTGACCGAGGCCCCGGAAAAGGAAATTCCGGTATGCTACAGTATTTTGCAGGCCCTGGGGTTGCGCCGGACGATGGTGGAATACGTGGCCTGCCCCTCCTGCGGCCGCACGTTGTTCAATTTGGAGGAGGTTTTGCACAAGGTCCGGGAAGCGACAAAGCACCTAACTGGCTTAAACATTGCCGTGATGGGGTGTATTGTCAACGGGCCGGGGGAAATGGCGGATGCGGATTACGGTTACGTCGGCAAGACGCCGGGGGTGATCGCCCTTTATCGGGGGCGGGAGGAAATCAAGCGGGTTCCTGAAGCCGAGGGGGTCACCGAACTGATCAATCTCATCAAAGCGGATGGCCGTTGGGTCGATCCGCCCAGGGAGACAGCGACAGAGGGGGATACACCATGA
- a CDS encoding VOC family protein, with translation MAGTVKLTAYLHTAITVRDLKRAQAFYEGVLGLQPVPRSLDFPGIWYEIGGVQIHLIVQPHAHPERPDPHRWGRNPHLALAVADLHQAERELIHAGYPVRKSTSGRAALFTQDPDGHILELNQA, from the coding sequence ATGGCCGGAACTGTGAAACTCACCGCCTATTTGCATACCGCCATCACCGTGCGGGACCTAAAGCGGGCGCAGGCGTTTTACGAAGGGGTGTTGGGTCTGCAACCGGTGCCCCGGAGCTTGGACTTCCCCGGTATCTGGTATGAAATCGGCGGTGTGCAAATCCATTTGATTGTCCAGCCCCATGCCCATCCCGAACGCCCTGATCCCCATCGCTGGGGCCGCAACCCCCACTTGGCATTGGCCGTTGCCGATTTGCACCAGGCGGAGCGGGAGCTGATCCACGCCGGTTATCCCGTGCGCAAGAGCACCTCGGGCCGGGCAGCGTTGTTTACCCAGGACCCGGACGGCCATATCCTAGAGCTGAACCAGGCCTGA